The Lactuca sativa cultivar Salinas chromosome 2, Lsat_Salinas_v11, whole genome shotgun sequence genome includes a window with the following:
- the LOC128132245 gene encoding uncharacterized protein LOC128132245, with the protein MERRFESDRHTIMPPNFFVSHALEEGQDWRAFMAGIATYPNFMVAWWDVDTVLLPIHSSPNHWLFGELRLASMEVHIYDSLGRGAYEKFQSEGIFSKFERRVANYLDKIKYWARRNIPRIPLNMQFIYEENVPQQSSHLGDCGVFLCMFMEQLVSGQPIRVLIDPKNAALEFRLRMAKIIWGSSLAPL; encoded by the exons atggagagacggtttgagagcgaccgacatacaataatgcctccaaatttttttgtttctcatgctttggaagaaggacaagactggagggcgtttatggctggtattgctacataccctaacttcatggttgcttggtgggatgttgatacg gtcttattgccgattcattcatcccctaatcattggctatttggggaactacgattagcgtcaatggaagtgcatatttatgacagtcttggtagaggtgcttatgaaaaattccaatccgaaggaatcttttccaaatttgaacgtcgggtggcaaattatttggacaagattaagtattgggcgcggaggaacatcccaaggattccattgaatatgcaattcatttatgaagaaaacgttccccaacaaagtagtcatttgggagattgcggtgtttttctttgtatgtttatggagcaattggtttcaggtcaaccaatacgtgttcttattgacccaaagaacgcagctttagagttccgtctccggatggcaaaaattatttgggggtctagtcttgctcctctgtag
- the LOC128132246 gene encoding uncharacterized protein LOC128132246 codes for MIEYLVCLVTGGRWQVNGTNLEYICPQGGISEFALIFSEYISYSDFVSMVRSKIGLLDKYRISLRFHHPELNYYIAIVEDVDVRMLINVIKCSGGRAVKVFVVVDEVEEVNGGGEIGNELVGNLCSFKGSNDPIGTFNTPSVPQFHSVAENVNVSYSPIQYVDPENYKYVGDDDVGTYLNHVGGRCDDVAEQEVKLMNRRVVDKTKKKKNSTQKNEKNHVYGHYVDVGDVCLDITELQSNSDRDELGDEVKTKYPDNLFYGMPPVPTWPVDNNEDIPTQMVDINLQKIQCESIFKNKELLKRCIGKKCLREGFQTRTSRSTKSRYEAVCVSKNCSWLLRAKAIKNTDGLFQVNKFVDVHTCSSTLLQPNHRQANKYVLGEYVADVLAEDYSRVYRGKEIVNDMNAQLNINISYHQAWRAKQYALLSLRGTKEDSFTKLPAYCHNLAKHNPGTVTHIKTDADDRFEFLYVALGCSVRAFVNFCKPTLVVDGAHLKGEFKGTMLLAVTKDGQNQILPVAYGICKNECTDSWTWFFQKLRDCIGNMQELTIISDRSPSIATSVANIFPHAHHGICGVHLYFNIVSRFGKSKTVKGIFWEACRAYTVDAFDAAMDVMKKTKEPVWEYLKSINPETWSRAHFKGNRYNLMSSNSAESINALSRHARKVPILMLIDFFRATMQQWWFQRRNFAGIT; via the exons atgattgaatatttggtttgtcttgtaaccggtgggagatggcaagttaatggaactaatctggaatacatatgtccacagggaggtatttctgaatttgctttgatattttctgagtatattagttatagtgattttgtatctatggtaagaagcaaaattggtttgttagacaaatatagaattagtcttcgtttccaccatcctgaattaaattattatatagctatagttgaagacgtggatgttagaatgttgataaacgtaatcaaatgtagtggaggaagggctgtgaaagtgtttgtggtggttgatgaagttgaggaggttaatgggggcggtgaaattggaaacgaacttgttggtaatttatgcagttttaaagggagcaacgatccgataggtactttcaatactcctagtgtacctcagtttcacagtgttgctgaaaatgttaatgttagttattcacctattcaatatgtggatcccgagaattacaagtatgttggtgatgatgatgttggtacatatcttaatcatgttggtggtcgttgtgatgatgttgccgaacaagaagttaaacttatgaataggcgtgtggtagataaaactaaaaagaaaaaaaattcaactcaaaaaaatgaaaaaaatcatgtttacgggcattatgttgatgttggtgatgtatgtttagatataaccgagctacaaagtaattccgatagagatgagttgggtgatgaagttaaaaCTAAGTATCCCGATAACCTTTTTTACGGTATGCCCCCTGTACCAACATGGCCAGTTGATAataatgaagatatcccaacacagatggtagacattaatcttcaaaagattcaatgtgagagtatatttaaaaacaaagaacttttaaagcggtgtattggtaaaaaatgtcttcgagaaggtttccagacgaggacaagtagatccaccaaatcaaggtatgaagctgtctgtgtttcgaaaaattgttcttggttactaagagcaaaagcaattaaaaatactgatggacttttccaagtgaataaatttgttgatgtacacacatgttcttcaacattgttgcaacctaatcatcgacaagcaaacaaatatgttttgggtgaatatgttgctgatgttttggctgaagactatagtagagtttatcggggaaaagaaattgttaatgatatgaatgctcaattgaatatcaatatctcataccatcaggcatggcgtgcgaaacaatatgcattgttgtcgttaaggggtacgaaagaggattcttttaccaaacttccggcgtattgtcacaacttggccaaacataatccgggtactgtcacacatattaaaacagatgctgatgatcggtttgagtttttgtacgtcgcactcggttgctcg gtacgagcttttgtcaatttttgtaagccgaccctagtagtagatggagctcacctaaagggcgagttcaaaggtaccatgctacttgcagttactaaggacggacaaaatcaaatattaccggttgcatatggtatatgcaaaaatgagtgtactgattcttggacatggttttttcaaaaactacgtgattgcataggaaatatgcaggagcttacaattatatctgataggtctccatctatagcaacatccgttgccaacatttttcctcacgctcatcatggaatatgtggtgtccatttgtatttcaacatagtatctagattcggcaagagtaagacggttaaaggaattttttgggaggcgtgtagggcgtacacagttgatgcttttgatgctgccatggatgttatgaaaaagacaaaagaaccagtatgggagtacttaaaaagtataaatccagaaacctggtcaagggcacattttaaagggaaccgatacaatcttatgtcgtccaacagtgcggagtctataaatgcattatctagacacgcacgtaaggtgccaatacttatgttgattgatttttttcgtgctacaatgcaacaatggtggtttcaaagacgtaactttgcaggtattacgtaa
- the LOC128132244 gene encoding uncharacterized protein LOC128132244 produces MEDYVNNPANMHDFSLMNTKAFANLKGSGGNIWEVFEVLDDARRAIFRNTVFGYFIDVPRLQGDALLFHKMFLHQIRPDPVLSPDGIKRLYFRVGNTKMVYGPEEFCLITGFNFGEYPKNIGRKGSEKLISSKKRCLLRERLFPDHTNSSVKIGDLKSLILNQTFLALDDLDAVRVCLIYILCEGFLGKEVNDRVPQDWFFLAENLDLWNSFAWGSYLWDFTYVDLEDTWNKIHHYLSLPERGQTLKYSVSGFTAPIRIWIYEMIPAVRACGFALRKNKDLPRMKRWSGTKKLKWVDVNKIWSKMQEGLPPRQNMLPGDGEMTSFYYMSFQEYVYGEGKAVPSPVRDHFRRQDESSSSMSSSGRSHGRGRGSGKHKLDELLKRVHALEQHVFMNQQKPTEVFVEEVNNDQFWNDIFFEDPTVSQRNYDEQVVQDEEMNKNNTTQNVFGDTQDDKVLEESNQYAGNKFDDDVFDVNDYSEVKEVIIVTLILY; encoded by the exons atggaagattatgtcaacaatcccgcaaatatg catgattttagtttaatgaatacgaaagcctttgcgaacctaaaaggctctggcggtaacatatgggaagtctttgaagttttagatgatgCCCGACGTGCTATTTTCAGAAATACCGTCTTTGGCTATTTTATTgatgtccctcgtttacaaggggacgctttattgtttcataaaatgttccttcatcagatccggccggaccctgttttatctccagatggaataaaacgtttatattttcgagtaggcaataccaaaatggtttatgggccggaagagttttgtttgattaccggcttcaattttggggagtatccaaaaaacattgggagaaaagggtcggaaaaattaataagcagtaaaaaaagatgtttactgcgtgaacggctatttccggaccatactaatagttcggtgaaaatcggcgacctgaaaagtttaattttaaatcaaacattcttagcACTTGACGACCttgatgcagttagagtatgtttgatatacattttgtgtgaaggttttttgggcaaagaagttaacgatcgggtgccacaagattggttttttttggctgagaatttggatctctggaatag cttcgcttggggtagctatctatgggattttacttatgttgaccttgaGGATACGTGGAATAAGATACATCATTATTTATCACTTCCTGAGcgtggtcaaactttaaagtattccgtctcaggatttacggctccaattagg atatggatatatgagatgattccggctgttcgtgcatgtggatttgcattgagaaaaaataaagactTGCCTCGGATGAAAAGATGGAGcggaacaaaaaaattgaaatgggttgacgtgaacaagatttggtcaaagatgcag gaggggctaccaccaagacaaaacatgttaccgggtgatggtgagatgacatctttttattatatgtcatttcaagagtatgtatatggtgaagggaaagcagttccatccccagtacgggaccattttaggagacaagacgaatcttcgtctagtatgtcgtccAGTGGTCGCTCTCATGGTAGAGGTCGGGGCAGTGGGAAACACAAGCTAGACGAGTTGTTGAAACGGGTACATGCACTGGAGCAGCATGTGTTTATGAATCAACAAAAACCTACAGaggtttttgttgaagaagtgaataatGACCAATTTTGGAACGACATTTTTTTTGAGGACCCGACAGTGTCACAAAGAAATTATGATGAACAG gttgtgcaagatgaagagatgaataaaaacaatacaactcaaaatgtttttggtgatactcaagacgacaag gtgttggaggagagtaatcagtatgcggggaacaaatttgatgatgatgtgtttgatgtaaacgattatagtgaagttaaagaggttattatagttacattaatattatattaa
- the LOC111879873 gene encoding ferritin-4, chloroplastic — translation MLLRAPATIFLRNGATVGSGDNFSGSKLSSSSVSPPSVIVCAAAKGGSSNNRPITGVVFEPFEEVKKELNLVPTVPQQSLARQKYADDSEAVINEQINVEYNVSYVYHAMYAYFDRDNVALKGLAKFFKESSEEEREHAEKFMEYQNKRGGKVKLQSILMPLSDFDHAEKGDALYAMELALSLEKLTNEKLLHVHAVANKNNDVQLADFVESEFLGEQVEAIKKISEYVAQLRRVGKGHGVWHFDQMLLNEGAAV, via the exons ATGCTTCTAAGAGCTCCAGCGACTATCTTCTTGCGGAACGGTGCCACCGTAGGCTCCGGGGATAATTTCAGTGGTTCTAAGCTATCATCTTCCTCTGTTTCACCTCCATCGGTTATCGTTTGTGCGGCGGCGAAAGGCGGATCTTCGAATAATAGGCCGATTACAGGCGTTGTGTTTGAGCCGTTTGAGGAGGTAAAAAAGGAGCTCAATCTCGTCCCTACTGTTCCTCAACAGTCTCTTGCTCGTCAAAAGTACGCTGATGATTCCGAGGCCGTCATTAACGAGCAGATCAA TGTGGAGTACAATGTTTCATATGTGTACCATGCTATGTATGCCTACTTTGATAGGGACAATGTTGCTCTCAAGGGTTTAGCCAA GTTCTTTAAGGAATCCAGTGAGGAAGAAAGGGAACATGCTGAGAAGTTTATGGAGTACCAG AATAAACGTGGTGGGAAGGTGAAGCTGCAATCCATTTTAATGCCATTGTCTGATTTTGATCATGCAGAGAAAGGAGATGCACTTTATG CCATGGAGCTTGCATTATCACTGGAGAAGTTGACAAATGAGAAGCTCCTTCATGTCCATGCG GTAGCCAACAAGAACAATGACGTACAATTAGCTGATTTTGTTGAAAGCGAGTTCTTGGGCGAACAG GTTGAGGCGATTAAGAAGATATCTGAATATGTTGCTCAGCTAAGAAGAGTTGGGAAAGGACATG GAGTTTGGCATTTTGATCAGATGCTGCTGAACGAAGGTGCTGCTGTCTAA